One region of Terricaulis silvestris genomic DNA includes:
- a CDS encoding gamma-butyrobetaine hydroxylase-like domain-containing protein, whose protein sequence is MTAPWPTDLQFDRAAKQLHASFDDGAKFDIPFELLRVESPSAENKGHGGDAPAPVTGKANVSIVRAEPVGRYAVRIVFDDGHDTGLYSWDLIYDLGAHKEEKLRVYRETLRLRGLRDEA, encoded by the coding sequence ATGACCGCCCCCTGGCCCACCGATCTCCAATTCGACCGCGCCGCAAAGCAACTGCACGCCAGCTTCGACGACGGCGCCAAGTTCGACATCCCGTTCGAACTGCTCCGCGTCGAAAGCCCCAGCGCCGAGAACAAAGGCCACGGCGGCGACGCGCCCGCGCCCGTCACCGGCAAAGCCAATGTCAGCATCGTCCGCGCCGAACCCGTCGGGCGTTACGCCGTCCGCATCGTCTTCGACGACGGCCACGACACCGGTCTCTACAGCTGGGACCTCATCTACGATCTAGGCGCGCACAAAGAAGAGAAGCTGCGCGTGTATCGCGAAACGCTCAGGCTGCGTGGGTTGCGGGACGAGGCGTAG
- a CDS encoding Trm112 family protein, with translation MSDVDPKLLEVLVCPQTRTNLRYDKAKQELISDKARLAYPVRDGVPIMLIDEARELGADE, from the coding sequence ATGAGTGACGTCGATCCTAAACTGCTCGAAGTCCTGGTCTGCCCGCAGACCCGCACCAATTTGCGCTACGACAAAGCCAAGCAAGAACTCATCAGCGATAAGGCGCGCCTGGCCTACCCCGTCCGCGACGGCGTCCCGATCATGCTGATCGACGAAGCCCGCGAGCTGGGAGCCGACGAATGA
- a CDS encoding LON peptidase substrate-binding domain-containing protein: MSAFGFRKPADLPQQIALFPLEGAILLPRGVLALNIFEPRYLNMIDDALGGERLIGMIQPATGEEHETIPELADVGTVGRITTFSETDDGRYLVTLTGIARFHMHQEIKAGTPYRQALVSFDGYATDFSPADEHGIDRPSLIASLKSYAGLHGFQVDWDSVEQAPTETVINVAAQICPFDSAAKQALLETVTLPERARALIALLAWDVAADDTQPPGTLQ, encoded by the coding sequence ATGAGCGCGTTCGGCTTCCGTAAGCCTGCGGACCTGCCGCAGCAGATCGCGCTTTTCCCGCTCGAAGGCGCCATCCTGCTGCCGCGCGGCGTGCTCGCGCTCAACATCTTCGAGCCGCGCTATCTCAACATGATCGACGACGCCCTCGGCGGCGAGCGCCTGATCGGCATGATCCAGCCCGCCACCGGCGAAGAGCACGAGACCATCCCCGAACTCGCCGACGTCGGCACCGTCGGCCGCATCACCACGTTCTCCGAAACCGACGACGGCCGCTATCTCGTGACGCTCACCGGCATCGCCCGCTTCCACATGCACCAGGAGATCAAAGCCGGCACGCCCTATCGCCAGGCTTTGGTCAGCTTCGACGGCTATGCCACCGATTTCTCGCCCGCGGACGAACACGGCATCGACCGCCCGTCGCTGATCGCATCACTCAAGAGCTACGCTGGCCTGCACGGCTTCCAAGTCGATTGGGATTCCGTCGAACAGGCGCCAACAGAAACCGTGATCAATGTCGCCGCCCAAATCTGCCCGTTCGATAGCGCCGCCAAGCAAGCGCTGCTGGAGACTGTCACGCTCCCCGAACGCGCCCGCGCGCTGATCGCGCTGCTCGCCTGGGACGTCGCCGCCGACGACACCCAGCCGCCTGGTACACTGCAATGA
- a CDS encoding thioredoxin family protein, translating into MTFIDGAAPPETELVKDGSDQGFMADVIEASRAAPVIVDFWAPWCGPCKTLGPPLEKAVRKAGGKVRLVKINIDENPGVAGQLGVKSIPAVYAFDQGRPIDGFMGAIPESQIKLFVDRLAGADMTAEIEPLLEQAADSLKLGDIGGAAQGYTAVLQLDPENVKAIAGMARIALSQGDAEQTQEILAHVPPEKANDPEVLSVKAALDLAAKAEAVGDNDELGAQVAANPTDWRARYDYAEALSARGDLEAASEELLTIIAKNRDWNEGAARTQLLKIFEAAGPTSEVAKQGRRKLSAILFS; encoded by the coding sequence ATGACTTTCATCGACGGCGCAGCGCCGCCCGAAACAGAGCTGGTCAAAGACGGTTCCGACCAAGGCTTCATGGCCGACGTCATCGAGGCCTCGCGCGCTGCGCCCGTGATCGTGGATTTCTGGGCGCCCTGGTGCGGCCCCTGCAAAACACTCGGTCCTCCGCTTGAGAAAGCCGTGCGCAAAGCCGGCGGCAAAGTGCGCCTGGTGAAGATCAATATCGACGAGAACCCCGGCGTCGCTGGCCAGCTCGGTGTGAAATCGATTCCGGCCGTCTATGCATTCGACCAAGGTCGCCCCATCGACGGCTTCATGGGCGCCATCCCTGAAAGCCAGATCAAACTCTTCGTCGATCGCCTCGCCGGCGCCGACATGACCGCCGAGATCGAACCACTGCTCGAACAAGCCGCGGACTCGCTGAAGCTCGGCGACATTGGCGGCGCGGCGCAAGGCTACACCGCCGTGCTGCAGCTCGATCCCGAAAACGTCAAAGCCATCGCCGGCATGGCGCGCATCGCGCTCAGCCAAGGCGACGCCGAACAAACGCAAGAAATCCTCGCGCACGTCCCGCCCGAGAAAGCCAACGACCCAGAAGTCCTCAGCGTCAAAGCCGCGCTCGATCTCGCCGCCAAGGCCGAAGCCGTCGGCGACAACGACGAGCTCGGCGCGCAAGTCGCCGCCAACCCAACCGACTGGCGAGCGCGCTATGATTACGCCGAAGCACTCTCAGCGCGTGGCGATCTCGAAGCGGCTAGCGAAGAACTCCTCACCATCATCGCCAAGAACCGCGACTGGAACGAAGGCGCCGCACGCACGCAGCTCCTCAAAATCTTCGAAGCCGCCGGCCCCACCTCCGAGGTCGCCAAACAGGGACGCCGCAAGCTGTCGGCGATTCTGTTCTCATGA
- a CDS encoding prolyl-tRNA synthetase associated domain-containing protein produces MIASLPAATPGRTPATEADLFARFDALGIAHVTHRHAPVFTVAESTEIKASLPGGHSKNLFLKDKKGRLYLLCALGDAKIDLNAVAKLIGASGRFTFCNADLLMQHLGVTPGSVTLFALINDPDRNVTLLLDEGFLAHDPVNFHPLRNDATTAISPDDLLKFIRSLGREPIRLAFDAEGAPSRIEPGA; encoded by the coding sequence ATGATTGCTTCGCTACCCGCCGCTACGCCTGGGAGAACGCCCGCCACCGAGGCCGATCTCTTTGCCCGCTTCGATGCGCTCGGCATCGCGCACGTCACCCACCGGCACGCGCCAGTCTTCACCGTCGCCGAAAGCACCGAGATCAAAGCCAGCCTCCCCGGCGGCCATTCCAAGAACCTGTTCCTCAAAGACAAAAAAGGCCGACTCTACCTGCTCTGCGCACTTGGCGACGCGAAGATCGATCTGAACGCCGTCGCCAAGTTGATCGGCGCGTCCGGTCGCTTCACCTTCTGCAACGCTGACCTGCTGATGCAGCACCTCGGCGTCACGCCCGGCTCGGTCACGCTGTTCGCTCTGATCAACGACCCCGACCGCAACGTCACCCTGCTGCTGGACGAAGGTTTCCTCGCCCACGACCCGGTCAACTTCCACCCACTCCGCAACGACGCCACCACCGCGATCAGCCCGGATGATCTCCTGAAATTCATCCGTTCCCTGGGCCGCGAGCCGATCCGGCTCGCCTTCGACGCCGAAGGCGCGCCGTCAAGAATTGAACCCGGCGCCTGA
- a CDS encoding DUF6065 family protein: protein MRLTCYPLQTYPPEIRPGRPERDWMDEFTDRHAYRCLPLTIANCTGWEIVTPAAFRATWNGGRDVSDVIVESENDIHKAFVMSMFARGTLTFGPGWLFRTEPGWDMWVGGPPNTIKHGIQPLTGIVETSWLPQPFTMNWRFTAPGTVEFEKGEPFCMIMPTPHNAIDACEPEIKALKDDPEFEAETQAWMKGRTEFIARVKAGDPEAVGQVWQRNYFAGKTLRGEAATSDHIHKRRLAQPRVAGAEDQGSE, encoded by the coding sequence ATGAGGCTGACTTGCTACCCGTTGCAGACCTACCCGCCGGAAATTCGTCCCGGCCGGCCGGAACGCGATTGGATGGACGAGTTCACCGACCGCCACGCGTATCGTTGCCTGCCACTTACGATCGCCAACTGCACCGGATGGGAAATCGTGACGCCGGCGGCGTTTCGCGCCACGTGGAACGGCGGGCGCGATGTCAGCGACGTCATTGTTGAATCCGAGAACGACATTCACAAGGCGTTCGTGATGTCGATGTTCGCGCGCGGCACGCTGACGTTCGGCCCGGGCTGGCTGTTTCGCACCGAGCCCGGTTGGGACATGTGGGTCGGCGGGCCGCCGAACACGATCAAGCACGGCATCCAGCCGCTGACGGGCATCGTCGAGACCAGCTGGCTGCCGCAGCCTTTCACCATGAATTGGCGCTTCACGGCGCCGGGCACGGTTGAGTTCGAGAAGGGCGAGCCGTTCTGCATGATCATGCCGACACCGCACAACGCGATCGATGCGTGCGAACCGGAGATCAAAGCGCTCAAGGATGATCCCGAGTTCGAGGCGGAAACGCAGGCTTGGATGAAGGGGCGCACTGAGTTCATCGCGCGCGTGAAGGCGGGCGATCCGGAGGCGGTCGGTCAAGTCTGGCAGCGCAACTATTTCGCCGGCAAGACGCTGCGCGGCGAAGCCGCTACCAGCGACCACATTCACAAACGCAGATTGGCGCAGCCGCGCGTGGCAGGCGCGGAAGACCAAGGTTCAGAATGA
- a CDS encoding DUF6065 family protein, which translates to MKLTCYQVDPQPAEMVPGSPDREWMDKFSDRHPYRCLPLVVANTTGWALLSPVSFTATWNGGPRIEDIRLDPDDDTPRALLDRWAVSHFSGGVLTLHTGWLFKTEPGWDLWAGGPPNHLKDGIQPLIGVVETYWLPFPFTMNWRFTRPGMISFKKGEPFCFVYPLPHEKMDEVQPIIKSIHDDPELKKQYEAWGASRTNFLNKLGDKDSEAVKHGWQRDYFRGRTPEGHVAPDSHINRRRLKAPRKAEPGE; encoded by the coding sequence ATGAAACTCACGTGCTACCAAGTCGATCCGCAGCCAGCCGAGATGGTGCCCGGTTCGCCCGATCGCGAGTGGATGGATAAATTCTCGGATCGGCATCCGTACCGGTGTTTGCCACTGGTGGTGGCGAACACGACCGGGTGGGCGTTGCTCTCACCGGTGAGCTTTACCGCGACGTGGAATGGCGGGCCGCGCATCGAAGATATTCGGCTCGATCCGGATGACGACACGCCGCGCGCATTGCTCGATCGCTGGGCTGTGTCGCACTTTTCTGGCGGCGTGCTGACGCTTCACACTGGCTGGCTGTTCAAGACGGAGCCCGGGTGGGATTTGTGGGCTGGCGGACCGCCGAACCATCTCAAAGACGGCATCCAGCCTTTGATCGGCGTGGTGGAGACCTATTGGCTGCCGTTTCCGTTCACGATGAACTGGCGCTTCACGCGGCCGGGGATGATCTCGTTCAAGAAGGGCGAGCCGTTCTGTTTTGTGTATCCGCTGCCGCACGAAAAGATGGATGAGGTGCAGCCGATCATCAAATCGATCCACGACGATCCGGAGCTGAAGAAGCAATACGAAGCGTGGGGCGCGAGCCGCACCAACTTCCTCAACAAGCTCGGCGATAAAGATAGCGAAGCGGTGAAGCACGGTTGGCAACGCGATTATTTCCGCGGCCGTACACCGGAAGGGCATGTCGCGCCGGATAGCCATATCAATCGCCGGCGGCTGAAAGCGCCACGCAAGGCGGAGCCGGGCGAGTGA
- the lepB gene encoding signal peptidase I, with protein MTNAETGRRRRKGWFTPTVITLGLIAALFISPFGLGFRLYRAPSGSMQPTVYPGDYFVITKWSYGYSRYSAAPLSLMFPAGRVFARQPERGDLVVFRPAPEPDRDFIKRVVGVPGDRIQMIDGVLHINGVAVERESLGDVSFGDEYGGTVEAQLYRETLPGGASYRTLERGDGELDNTRVFVVPANRYFVMGDDRDNSADSRVPSVVGYVPFDNFVGRVAWTIPSSPSERLPE; from the coding sequence ATGACGAACGCGGAAACCGGCAGGCGCCGGCGCAAGGGCTGGTTCACGCCGACCGTAATCACGCTCGGCTTGATTGCAGCGCTGTTCATCTCGCCGTTTGGACTTGGGTTTCGGCTTTACCGGGCGCCGTCGGGATCGATGCAGCCAACGGTTTACCCCGGCGACTATTTCGTGATCACAAAGTGGTCGTACGGCTACAGCCGTTATTCGGCAGCGCCGTTGTCGTTGATGTTTCCGGCGGGGCGCGTGTTCGCGCGTCAGCCGGAGCGCGGCGACCTTGTTGTCTTCCGGCCGGCGCCCGAGCCCGATCGCGATTTCATTAAGCGCGTGGTCGGCGTGCCTGGCGATCGCATCCAAATGATTGACGGCGTTCTGCACATCAACGGCGTCGCTGTGGAACGCGAGTCGCTCGGCGACGTGTCGTTCGGGGACGAATACGGCGGCACGGTCGAAGCGCAGCTCTACCGCGAAACACTTCCCGGCGGTGCGAGCTATCGCACACTCGAACGCGGCGACGGCGAGTTGGACAACACCCGCGTGTTTGTCGTGCCGGCCAACCGGTATTTCGTCATGGGCGACGACCGCGACAATTCCGCAGACAGCCGCGTGCCGTCGGTGGTGGGCTATGTGCCGTTCGACAATTTCGTCGGCCGTGTCGCCTGGACCATCCCGTCTTCGCCCTCGGAGCGATTGCCGGAATAG
- a CDS encoding acyl-CoA thioesterase encodes MSPMDTLIQTLSLEPIEENLFRGNSPPEERTRIFGGQVVAQALTAAYKTVNGSICHSLQSYFIRPGDPTRPVLYQVERSRDGKSFATRRVLAIQKGEQIFNMACSFQVPEEGYEHQSEMPEAPSPEHIGKLIETWVKTQPEENTRWLRELPIEMRAIDPVDAAKPMVKPPHQMTWFRARADVGDDIALNQTLIAYASDYSLLGTAMRPHGVSWQSGVQTASLDHIIWFHRPTNFARWHLYVQDSPSASGARGFNRGALYREDGVLVASVAQEGLIRQRG; translated from the coding sequence ATGTCCCCGATGGACACATTGATTCAAACGCTCTCCCTCGAACCGATCGAGGAGAACCTGTTCCGCGGCAATTCTCCGCCGGAAGAGCGCACCCGCATCTTCGGCGGCCAGGTCGTCGCGCAGGCGCTGACCGCCGCGTACAAAACCGTAAACGGCAGCATCTGCCATTCGCTGCAAAGCTACTTCATCCGCCCCGGCGACCCGACGCGCCCGGTGCTCTACCAGGTCGAGCGCTCGCGCGACGGCAAAAGCTTCGCCACCCGCCGCGTGCTTGCGATCCAGAAGGGCGAGCAGATCTTCAACATGGCCTGCTCGTTCCAGGTGCCCGAAGAGGGATACGAGCACCAAAGCGAAATGCCCGAGGCGCCTTCGCCAGAACACATCGGCAAGCTCATCGAAACCTGGGTGAAAACCCAGCCAGAAGAGAACACACGCTGGCTCCGCGAATTGCCAATCGAGATGCGCGCCATCGACCCGGTCGATGCCGCCAAGCCCATGGTGAAGCCGCCGCATCAGATGACGTGGTTCCGCGCCCGCGCCGATGTCGGCGACGACATCGCGCTCAACCAAACCCTGATCGCCTACGCCTCCGATTACTCTCTGCTCGGCACCGCCATGCGCCCGCACGGCGTCAGCTGGCAGTCCGGCGTGCAGACCGCGAGCCTCGATCACATCATCTGGTTCCACCGCCCTACCAACTTCGCTCGCTGGCACCTCTACGTGCAGGACAGCCCTTCTGCCTCCGGCGCACGCGGTTTCAACCGCGGCGCGCTCTATCGCGAAGACGGCGTGCTGGTGGCGTCGGTGGCGCAGGAAGGCCTGATCCGCCAGCGCGGCTGA
- a CDS encoding thermonuclease family protein: MKSRPNLLLAVAVFACVLIAGFFALPAIGNDPAASARAETAKSITPNADTSNIRVIDGDTLEDMTTDITYRLVNIDTPETGSRARCAAERELGNRATRTARTLITNARAFETRPTGRIDRYGRTIAYVRVDGRDLGETLIADGLARPWRGRREPWCNADGNLIP; the protein is encoded by the coding sequence ATGAAATCGCGCCCCAATCTGCTGCTCGCCGTCGCTGTTTTCGCCTGCGTGCTGATCGCCGGCTTCTTCGCATTGCCCGCGATCGGCAACGACCCCGCCGCCTCAGCCCGCGCTGAAACCGCGAAATCCATCACGCCCAACGCCGACACTAGCAATATCCGCGTCATCGACGGCGACACGCTCGAAGACATGACGACCGACATCACCTATCGCCTCGTCAACATCGACACACCCGAAACCGGCTCACGCGCGCGCTGCGCCGCCGAACGAGAACTGGGCAACCGCGCCACGCGCACAGCCCGCACGCTCATCACCAACGCCCGCGCCTTCGAAACCCGCCCCACCGGCCGCATCGATCGTTACGGCCGCACCATCGCCTACGTCCGCGTCGATGGCCGCGATCTCGGCGAAACCCTGATCGCCGACGGCCTCGCTCGCCCTTGGCGCGGCCGCCGCGAACCCTGGTGCAACGCTGACGGAAACCTGATCCCCTGA
- a CDS encoding coiled-coil domain-containing protein yields MSENSWVLKGVEPEVREKAVAEAARLGVNVGDYLTDMLLRSALIDQVNALGEAETAPFAHEEAVNFAPPPESPEGFAVRHRLKGLERRLSASVGGLDGAIHAVDTALYDVTARLGETEALAGDTAHALGQTQQEINNVVTGLQLHIAVLEDNMGALGQAQDERAGGLSHRIDYVESQARAAQQANAVLADAHETLKHAVAEDFSAFAHEIADRLGAGLHDVRSAADAAAEQADSAVAHLIQELRTMRDVLDERVSDGVSETRARVQAAFAETSERIAGLTDRVAENERFNSRVSEQLRAQIADVEDAAQIALEETAQGLRQTASVLAADIALAGQESRAALENTRAALSAEIIAVREDQLSQLARLKLIDVAVGNTINELGAVREAVENRLRGALDDAQSETDARFDALSARTNNNERETAHLRQTLIVEIERVEASTFASLEKLARDIASSDTAAQNHIEIAIRSARAELDALRNQVVTETTALREDQTGIAARLTLMDGALARVEADNAPLAARLAQLEEASGIAETEQALAMIRQQIAAFTERADDRRLEHTLTGRIADIEARTASADESLQGVARMLNRVAAQSVESTQRAEDRAHQVELALADVRLDHISLNEKANIGDLVLALEVRVAGMEQRQTDALHMLRNDIARFVADNDARLATLEDAPVAATAAASTAPTDDMLAAFKDLRTRIEDRIHGIEQRSVRTLEQVADTVAMIEQRFIEAEASAERDVKSA; encoded by the coding sequence ATGAGTGAGAATTCCTGGGTCCTGAAGGGCGTCGAGCCTGAGGTCCGCGAGAAGGCGGTCGCGGAAGCGGCCCGGCTGGGCGTGAACGTCGGCGACTACCTCACCGACATGCTGCTGCGCAGCGCACTGATCGACCAGGTGAACGCCCTCGGCGAGGCTGAAACTGCTCCTTTTGCGCATGAAGAGGCTGTGAATTTTGCGCCACCGCCTGAATCTCCAGAAGGATTTGCCGTCCGCCACCGCCTCAAGGGGCTCGAACGCCGCCTCAGCGCCTCTGTCGGCGGCCTCGACGGCGCCATCCACGCGGTCGATACCGCCCTTTACGACGTCACCGCCCGCCTGGGCGAAACCGAAGCGCTTGCCGGCGACACCGCCCATGCGCTCGGCCAGACCCAGCAAGAGATCAACAACGTCGTCACCGGCCTGCAGCTGCACATCGCTGTCCTCGAGGACAACATGGGCGCGCTCGGCCAAGCCCAAGACGAACGCGCCGGCGGCCTCTCGCACCGCATCGACTACGTCGAGAGCCAAGCGCGCGCCGCCCAACAAGCCAACGCCGTCCTTGCCGACGCCCACGAAACGCTGAAGCACGCCGTCGCCGAAGACTTCTCGGCCTTCGCCCACGAGATCGCCGATCGCCTCGGCGCCGGCCTGCACGACGTCCGCTCCGCCGCGGACGCCGCCGCAGAGCAAGCCGACTCTGCCGTCGCACACCTGATCCAAGAACTCCGCACCATGCGCGACGTACTGGACGAGCGCGTCTCTGACGGCGTCAGCGAAACCCGCGCCCGCGTCCAAGCCGCCTTCGCCGAAACCTCCGAGCGCATCGCCGGCCTGACCGATCGCGTCGCCGAAAACGAGCGCTTCAACAGCCGCGTCTCCGAACAGCTCCGCGCTCAGATCGCCGACGTCGAAGACGCCGCGCAGATCGCGCTGGAAGAAACCGCCCAGGGCCTCCGCCAAACCGCTAGCGTGCTCGCCGCAGACATCGCCCTCGCCGGCCAAGAAAGCCGCGCCGCACTCGAAAACACTCGCGCCGCCTTGAGCGCCGAGATCATCGCCGTGCGCGAAGATCAGCTCTCGCAACTGGCGCGCCTCAAGCTCATCGACGTCGCTGTCGGCAACACCATCAACGAACTCGGCGCCGTGCGCGAAGCCGTCGAAAACCGCCTGCGCGGCGCTTTGGACGACGCGCAAAGCGAAACCGACGCCCGTTTCGACGCCCTCTCCGCCCGCACCAACAACAATGAGCGCGAGACGGCGCACCTCCGCCAAACGCTGATTGTCGAGATCGAGCGCGTCGAAGCCTCGACCTTTGCCTCACTCGAAAAGCTCGCCCGCGACATCGCCTCCAGTGACACCGCCGCCCAGAACCACATCGAAATCGCGATACGCAGCGCCCGCGCCGAACTCGACGCCCTGCGCAACCAAGTAGTCACCGAAACCACCGCGCTGCGCGAAGATCAAACTGGCATCGCCGCACGCCTCACGCTCATGGATGGCGCCCTCGCCCGCGTCGAAGCCGACAACGCCCCGCTCGCCGCACGCCTCGCACAGCTCGAAGAAGCGTCAGGCATCGCGGAAACTGAACAAGCGCTCGCGATGATCCGCCAGCAAATCGCCGCGTTCACCGAACGCGCTGACGACCGCCGCCTCGAACACACACTCACCGGCCGCATCGCCGACATTGAAGCCCGCACCGCCAGCGCAGATGAATCACTTCAAGGCGTCGCCCGCATGCTGAACCGCGTCGCTGCGCAAAGCGTCGAAAGCACCCAGCGTGCTGAGGATCGTGCGCACCAAGTCGAACTCGCGCTCGCCGACGTTCGCCTCGACCACATCTCGCTCAACGAGAAAGCCAATATCGGCGATCTCGTGCTCGCACTCGAAGTCCGCGTCGCCGGTATGGAGCAGCGCCAGACTGATGCGCTGCATATGCTGCGCAACGACATCGCCCGCTTCGTCGCCGACAACGACGCACGGTTGGCAACGCTCGAAGACGCGCCCGTCGCCGCTACGGCCGCAGCGTCCACCGCCCCCACAGACGACATGCTCGCCGCGTTCAAGGATCTGCGCACCCGCATCGAGGACCGCATCCACGGCATCGAGCAACGCAGTGTGCGCACCCTGGAACAAGTCGCCGACACGGTGGCGATGATCGAGCAGCGCTTCATCGAAGCCGAGGCCAGCGCCGAACGCGACGTGAAATCGGCTTAA
- a CDS encoding PrkA family serine protein kinase: MSEDIFRSYARTFEQRREAEMSLQDFLSLCRDDPMAYATAHERLLAAIGEPKMVDTSKDARMGRVFMNRTIRAYPAFAEFYGMEETIERIVAFFRHAAQGLEERKQILYLLGPVGGGKSSLAERLKALMEEQPIYVLKAGNEMSPVFEHPLGLFDPAVWGAKLEEEYGIPTRRLTGLMSPWCVKRLDEFGGDITKFRVAKLNPSRLRQIGVGKVEPGDDNNQDVSSLVGKVDIRKLEMHAQNDPDAYSYSGGLNRANQGMLEFVEMFKAPIKMLHPLLTATQEGNYVGTENIGAIPFTGIIMAHSNEAEWQTFKNNKNNEAFIDRIYVIKVPYCLRVQEERLIYEKLIRGSELSEAPCAPGTLEMLARFSVLSRLKEHENSNVFAKMRVYNGESLKEVDPKARTMQEYKDAAGVDEGMDGISTRFAFKVLAATFNHDTTEVAADPVHLMYVLEQNVRREQYPQETENKLLEFVKAELAPRYAEFIGNEIQKAYLESYHDFGQNLFDRYVDFADAWIEDIDYKDPDTGQLLNRELLNQELSKIEKPAGIANPKDFRNEVVKFTLRARAGHGGKNPSWTSYEKIREVIERRMFSQVEDLLPIISFGSKKDGDSEKKHEEFVLRMTERGYTERQVRRLVEWYMRVKQAG; this comes from the coding sequence ATGTCTGAGGATATCTTTCGCAGCTACGCCCGCACTTTCGAGCAGCGGCGCGAAGCGGAAATGTCGCTGCAGGACTTCTTAAGTCTCTGCCGTGACGACCCGATGGCGTACGCGACGGCGCATGAGCGTCTGCTCGCGGCGATCGGCGAACCGAAAATGGTCGATACGTCGAAAGACGCGCGGATGGGCCGCGTGTTCATGAACCGCACTATCCGTGCGTATCCGGCGTTCGCGGAATTCTACGGCATGGAAGAGACGATCGAACGGATCGTCGCGTTCTTCCGCCACGCCGCGCAGGGTTTGGAAGAGCGGAAGCAAATTCTCTACCTGCTTGGGCCTGTTGGTGGCGGCAAGTCATCGCTGGCCGAGCGCCTGAAAGCGCTGATGGAAGAGCAGCCGATCTATGTGCTGAAGGCCGGCAATGAGATGAGCCCGGTGTTCGAACATCCGCTTGGCCTGTTTGATCCAGCGGTTTGGGGCGCGAAGCTCGAAGAAGAGTATGGCATCCCGACGCGGCGTCTCACCGGGCTGATGAGCCCGTGGTGCGTCAAGCGGCTCGACGAATTTGGCGGCGACATCACGAAATTTCGCGTGGCGAAGCTCAATCCGTCGCGGTTGCGCCAGATCGGCGTCGGCAAGGTCGAGCCGGGTGACGACAACAACCAGGATGTCTCGTCGCTGGTCGGCAAGGTCGATATCCGGAAGCTGGAAATGCACGCGCAGAACGATCCTGACGCGTATTCCTACTCAGGCGGCTTGAACCGCGCCAACCAGGGCATGCTCGAATTCGTCGAGATGTTCAAAGCGCCGATCAAGATGCTGCACCCGTTGCTGACGGCGACGCAGGAAGGCAATTACGTCGGCACGGAAAACATCGGCGCCATCCCGTTCACCGGCATCATCATGGCGCACTCGAACGAGGCCGAGTGGCAGACGTTCAAGAACAACAAGAACAACGAAGCCTTCATCGACCGCATCTACGTCATCAAGGTGCCGTACTGCCTGCGGGTGCAGGAAGAACGGCTGATCTACGAAAAGCTGATCCGCGGTTCTGAGCTCTCGGAAGCGCCGTGCGCGCCGGGGACGCTCGAAATGCTGGCGCGGTTCTCGGTGCTGTCGCGCTTGAAGGAGCACGAGAACTCCAACGTGTTCGCGAAGATGCGCGTCTACAACGGCGAGAGCCTGAAGGAGGTCGATCCTAAGGCGCGCACGATGCAGGAGTATAAGGACGCGGCTGGCGTCGACGAAGGCATGGACGGCATCTCGACGCGGTTTGCGTTCAAAGTGCTGGCTGCGACGTTCAACCATGACACCACGGAAGTGGCGGCCGATCCGGTGCACTTGATGTACGTGCTGGAACAGAATGTCCGGCGCGAACAATATCCGCAGGAGACTGAGAACAAGCTGCTGGAGTTCGTGAAGGCCGAACTGGCGCCGCGCTATGCGGAGTTCATCGGCAATGAAATCCAGAAAGCATATCTCGAAAGCTATCACGATTTTGGGCAGAACCTGTTCGACCGCTATGTCGACTTCGCCGACGCCTGGATCGAGGACATCGACTACAAGGATCCGGACACCGGCCAGCTGCTCAATCGCGAGCTGTTGAACCAGGAGCTCTCGAAGATCGAGAAGCCGGCCGGCATCGCCAACCCGAAGGATTTCCGCAACGAAGTGGTGAAGTTCACGTTGCGGGCGCGCGCCGGACATGGCGGCAAGAATCCGTCCTGGACCTCGTACGAGAAAATCCGCGAAGTCATTGAGCGGCGCATGTTCTCACAAGTGGAGGATCTGCTGCCGATCATCAGCTTCGGCTCGAAGAAGGACGGCGATAGCGAAAAGAAGCACGAGGAGTTCGTGTTGCGCATGACTGAGCGCGGCTATACCGAGCGGCAAGTCCGCCGGCTGGTCGAGTGGTATATGCGCGTCAAGCAAGCCGGGTAA